TATGCGGATTTGGAAAATTCTCACCGTTTTGTAACACTATTTTATTCAGAATATAATCCTCACAGTCGAATTCTGTCTTATAGCAATGCGGCACACAATCCTCCCTTATGGTGGCACGCAGCCACGAAAACTGTCAGCCGTTTAGATACTCTAGGAATGCTAATCGGTTTGGATGCTAACAGCCAATATGAAGATGCTCAGGTACAGTTAGAGCCTGGGGATACCATTATTTACTATACAGATGGCTTGACCGATGCGGCGGCGGCTGGTGGCGATCGCTTCGATGAAGATAACTTTGTCGCTGGATTCAATACGGCTTGCAAGTACTGTAACGGACCAGAGGAAATTGTGGATTATTTATTTGACCAAGTTCAGCAATTCATTGGTGATGATAAGCAAAACACTGATGATATGACACTAGTTGTTCTGCAAATTTTATAGTCATTAACCATTTTTCCTGGTCAAATCATGAATAAATACCTAATTTTATGGCAACTGGTTATGGCAACTGGATATTTACCACGCCAAATTTAATTTTTAATTTATTTTTATTTAAATTTCCGTAGCGATCGCTCAAATAATCGCAAATTAACCTTTTTTCAGGACTTGCTTGTATTTAGTCATTAGGATAATACATAAAAAATGATCCTTAGAATACATTTCTGTTTAAGCAAAAACTATATATTTTACACATCTAGCACAGTAGGAAACGTCAAGGGGGAGAACAGGTAAAAAGTAAAATGTACAAGGCAAAAAGTAAATTTACTTCTTCATTTTTGCTTTTTTGTTATCCTTGTTACGCAAGCATTTAGCCTGTTCCCTCTTGGCGTTTTAATTTTTCTTTTCTCCGCCGTAGCAAGTTCACAACAGTTACGACGGAGTTTTGCTTTCTTTGTTTCTTAAATTTTAAACTTGGCAGTTTTCAACTTACTTAGTCTTTAAGTTAACAACCTTCATTTAATCATTTGTCAAGACATTCCTGAAAAGATTTTAGTTGAAAAATTCAGAATTAAAATAGCTATTCTTGCGCTCCAGCTTTTTGCAGACTCCGCACTACATTTTTATAACCATTAAATTCTGCAATCATCAAAGCAGTATAACCACCACGGTTTTTTAAATTCACATCTGCCCCAGCTTGGAGTAATAACTGCACAATTTCGCCATAACCTGCTGAGGCAGCCCACATCAATGATGTTGCTCTCGCTGAGTCTTGAAAATTCACATCTGCCCCCTTTGCCAGCAGCAAATGTATGATCTCTGTGTGCTTGCGTTCGGTTGCTTTAATTAAAGCAGTTTTGCCATCATTTCCTAGAGTGTTGGCATCAGCACCATAGTCTAATAACACTTTCACTGTTTGGGTGTGTCCTTGTGATACAGCCAACGTCAAAGGTACTTCACCAAGATTTTTCTCATTAATATCTCCCCCAGAACACAGTAGGGCCTCGACAATTTTGCTATGTCCCTGCAATGCTGCTACAAGCAGTGGCGTATCACCCAGACGGTTCCTAATTTGGACATCTCCACCCCTGTTAAGTAATACTTGCACGATATCAATGTAGCCTTCCACAACGGCAAGATGTAGGGCAGTTTCACCATCTTGGTCTTGGAGATTAATTTCAGCACCTCGATCCAGTAAAGCTGCTGCGATCGCACTATGTCCCCCTGCTGCTGCTGCCAATAATGCAGTTCCACCATCAGCGTTTTTTACATTCACATTAGCCCCCGCCGCTAGCAGTGCTTCCACAACCTCCAGATGCCCCAAGTCTGCGGCTAATGTTAAAAGTGTCTCACCCTCTTGATCTGGGATATTGACATCAACACCAGTTTGGAGAATTGTTTGTAAAATTTCTATGTTTCCCTGCTTAATGGCAAGTTTCAAGGCAGTATCATCATCTTTATCGGCAATATTCACCTCCGCACCAGCAGCCAATAAGACTCGCACTACATTGATGTGACCTTTGAGGACTGCGGCCATTAAAGCTGTGCTGCCATCTTCATTAGTGGCATTGACATCAGCACCTTTGGATACTAAAAGTTTCAAAATGTCAAGTTGTTTGGCACTAGCTGCTAACATCAAAGCCGTCAAACCATAGAGTTTTCTGGGCAAGTTGATATTTGCCCCGGCATCTAGGAGCGATCGCACAATTTCGGTGTAGCCTAAATTGGCAGCAAACATTAACGCCGTAGTACCTTGGCGATCGCACGCATCTACCCTCGCGCCAACAGCCAGTAGCGCACACAGCCCCTTAATATCACCACTTTTAGCAGCTTTTAGCAGCAAAGTATCGTTGTTTTCAGTCATGAATGAGATCCCACACAGGGGGTTTTGTTCGTCTACCCTCAAAACTCAGTCTGAGATTGTTTATGCACTTTGGCAAGAGGGTTATGCAATTAAAAATTGAAAATTAAAAATTAAAAATTAAGAAACGCAGTCTTGGCAAGCATTCTAAGGTAAGGGATGCTTAACTCTTGTCTTCTCTCCTCATCCCTTAGACTCTTTTAATTTGTGCAGCTTGAAGCACAGAGAATAGAGTTATGCTAATTTTTATGAAGATTTAATAATTAGGCGAGAACACTATGAGTTTGGAACTTTCTGCGTCGGTGAAATATTGGCTGAATTTCTTCCATCCGGTGCTGATGTGGGCGCTATTAGTACTCTCAATTTATGCTGCCTACTTGGGGCTGCAATTACAGCGTACCAGAAATGCTCAGGGGGAAGAAAAGAAAGAACTGATTAAAGGTAGATACAACGTTAGACACTACCAAATCGGGTCTATACTCTTAGGTTTGATGGTAGCAAGTGCAATTGGAGGGATGGGTGTCACTTACATCAATAATGGCAAGTTATTTGTCGGCCCTCACCTGCTGGCAGGACTGGGTATGACGGGTCTGATTGCATTTTCTGCTGCTTTGTCCCCTTATATGCAGAAAGGGGCAAACTGGGCACGCGCAACCCATATTTTGCTAAATTTCACGCTTTTGGGACTTTTTGCTTGGCAGGCTGTTACTGGCGTGCAAATTGTCCAAAGAATTCTTACTAAAGCTTAGTCATTTGTCCTTTGTCCTTTGTCATTAGTGTATGAGAAATGACAAAGGACTGTTGACTCAGCGCTTTTGTTTGGAATTCCCAGAAAAGGGTATTTCCAAAGATTTCTGAAAATCTTGCTGAACTTTACGAGTTAAGCGGCGGGAAACTTGGCGGACAATTTGGTTAAGTAAGCGATCGCCTGTAGATTGAATTATAGACTTGGGTAATCGCTGGATAAACCGAGGAAAGTGCAAATCAACTATTAAATCCAATTCCCATTCGACTCTCGTAACCTCGCCGCTACTGCAAGCATCGTTTTCTATTAGCTGTAGAGATGCCCGATAATCTACGTCATAACCAGGCGATTGGTAATCAGGAATGGGGATTGTACGGATGCGGTAAATACCCTCCTCTGGGGGCAACAATTCCAAACCAATTTTCGGTTCTACTTCATAACCGAAAGCACCAAAACGACCAATTACTAGAGCATAGCCATTTTCCCCAAGTAATTGCACTTTCATGGGTTCAGCACAACGAGAAAACCATAAGGCGTGAGCGTTAAGATACTCAGCAACCTTTTCTGCTGGGGCAGGCATTTCCATAAAATCTTGATAACGACCGTAAAATTTTGTGATCGTCGCTACATTTGTGTCTGTTAATATGTTCTTGGCTTCTTCTTGGTTGGACGCTACAGGTAAAACTGCTTCTGTTATTTCCCAGGATTTATATTCGCCTTGTCTTGAAAGCATAAATGCATTACTGTATATTTTGGCGTTCTGTCTATATTAATAATTCCCCACGTGCCTGGGTCGTTTCGCATCAATATCCCATTTTGACCAAAACCTCATTAATCTGCCATCAACTCCATAGAATTACTAAAATTAAAGAACTAAACAAGCACACAATAGTTTCCCAGGATAGCATTTCTCATGAAAGCATTTGTAGCAGGGGCAACGGGTGAAACAGGTCGTCGGATTGTGCAAGAGTTGATAGCGCGGAATATTCCCGTCCGGGCTTTGGTGCGGGATATAGAGAAAGCTAAGGGCATTCTGTCTCCTGAAGCCGAGTTGG
The Nostoc punctiforme PCC 73102 genome window above contains:
- a CDS encoding DUF1997 domain-containing protein → MLSRQGEYKSWEITEAVLPVASNQEEAKNILTDTNVATITKFYGRYQDFMEMPAPAEKVAEYLNAHALWFSRCAEPMKVQLLGENGYALVIGRFGAFGYEVEPKIGLELLPPEEGIYRIRTIPIPDYQSPGYDVDYRASLQLIENDACSSGEVTRVEWELDLIVDLHFPRFIQRLPKSIIQSTGDRLLNQIVRQVSRRLTRKVQQDFQKSLEIPFSGNSKQKR
- a CDS encoding DUF4079 domain-containing protein; protein product: MSLELSASVKYWLNFFHPVLMWALLVLSIYAAYLGLQLQRTRNAQGEEKKELIKGRYNVRHYQIGSILLGLMVASAIGGMGVTYINNGKLFVGPHLLAGLGMTGLIAFSAALSPYMQKGANWARATHILLNFTLLGLFAWQAVTGVQIVQRILTKA
- a CDS encoding ankyrin repeat domain-containing protein, whose protein sequence is MTENNDTLLLKAAKSGDIKGLCALLAVGARVDACDRQGTTALMFAANLGYTEIVRSLLDAGANINLPRKLYGLTALMLAASAKQLDILKLLVSKGADVNATNEDGSTALMAAVLKGHINVVRVLLAAGAEVNIADKDDDTALKLAIKQGNIEILQTILQTGVDVNIPDQEGETLLTLAADLGHLEVVEALLAAGANVNVKNADGGTALLAAAAGGHSAIAAALLDRGAEINLQDQDGETALHLAVVEGYIDIVQVLLNRGGDVQIRNRLGDTPLLVAALQGHSKIVEALLCSGGDINEKNLGEVPLTLAVSQGHTQTVKVLLDYGADANTLGNDGKTALIKATERKHTEIIHLLLAKGADVNFQDSARATSLMWAASAGYGEIVQLLLQAGADVNLKNRGGYTALMIAEFNGYKNVVRSLQKAGAQE